A single genomic interval of Methyloceanibacter caenitepidi harbors:
- a CDS encoding DMT family transporter, producing MPWVYLVAAGLFEVGFASTLKLTEGFTKLWPTLIFTVCIVLSFVLLNKAARDLPIGTAYAIWTGIGAAGTAIVGILVYKEPVTALRLFFIATLIGSIIGLKLATTTT from the coding sequence ATGCCCTGGGTGTATCTTGTCGCCGCCGGTCTCTTCGAGGTCGGCTTTGCCTCGACGCTCAAACTCACCGAAGGCTTCACGAAGCTCTGGCCGACCCTGATCTTCACCGTCTGCATTGTGCTTTCGTTCGTTCTTCTCAACAAGGCGGCCAGGGATCTGCCGATCGGCACCGCCTACGCGATTTGGACGGGGATCGGCGCCGCGGGCACTGCCATTGTCGGCATCCTCGTCTATAAGGAGCCCGTCACGGCGCTGCGCCTGTTCTTCATCGCAACGCTGATCGGTTCCATCATCGGATTGAAACTCGCAACAACGACCACATGA
- a CDS encoding L-lactate MFS transporter: protein MTTAVSADSGGLFGWLDRSHTVAKPGFSRWLVPPAALCVHLCIGQVYAFSVFNLPMTKLIGITQSAPDDWKLTQLGWIFSLAIVFLGLSAAFTGTWLDRVGPRRAMFTAALCFGGGFLISALGIHLHQLWLIYLGYGVLGGCGLGLGYISPVKTLITWFPDRPGMATGMAIMGFGGGAMIASPLSVLLMKYFSSPTNVGVMGTFITLGIVYLVFMMIGAALVRVPPQGWLPEGYKPPAQPKKMVTTAHVHVDEALKTPQFYLLWGVLCLNVTAGIGVLGQASAMSQEMFPGQITAAAAAGFVGLLSLFNMLGRFFWASSSDYIGRRNTYMIFFALGMVLYALVPWTGRIDSIVLFVALYAVILSMYGGGFATIPAYLRDVFGTRYVGAIHGRLLTAWSAAGVFGPVLVNYIREYQINHGVPKADAYSVTMYIMAGLLFVGFILNWLMTPVDHKHHMTEEELKASMEA from the coding sequence ATGACGACCGCAGTGAGCGCGGATTCTGGAGGCTTGTTCGGCTGGCTCGACCGGTCGCACACGGTGGCGAAACCGGGCTTCAGCCGATGGCTGGTGCCGCCTGCCGCACTTTGCGTCCATCTTTGTATCGGCCAGGTCTACGCGTTCAGCGTGTTCAACCTGCCGATGACCAAGCTGATCGGCATCACCCAATCCGCGCCCGACGATTGGAAGCTGACCCAGCTCGGCTGGATCTTTTCCCTCGCCATCGTCTTCCTGGGGCTCTCCGCGGCCTTCACCGGCACCTGGCTCGACCGCGTGGGCCCGCGCCGCGCCATGTTCACCGCCGCCTTGTGCTTCGGCGGCGGCTTCCTGATCTCGGCGCTCGGCATCCATCTGCACCAGCTCTGGCTCATTTATCTGGGCTATGGCGTGCTCGGCGGTTGCGGCCTCGGGCTCGGCTATATCTCCCCAGTGAAGACGCTGATCACCTGGTTTCCCGACCGGCCCGGCATGGCCACGGGCATGGCCATCATGGGCTTCGGCGGTGGCGCGATGATCGCCTCGCCCCTGTCGGTGTTGCTGATGAAGTATTTTTCCAGCCCCACCAATGTGGGCGTCATGGGCACCTTCATCACGCTCGGCATCGTCTATCTCGTCTTCATGATGATCGGCGCGGCCCTCGTGCGAGTCCCCCCGCAAGGCTGGCTTCCGGAGGGTTATAAGCCCCCCGCGCAACCGAAAAAGATGGTCACCACCGCCCATGTCCACGTGGACGAGGCGCTGAAGACCCCGCAGTTCTACCTGCTATGGGGCGTGCTCTGCCTGAACGTGACGGCCGGCATCGGCGTGCTTGGCCAGGCCTCTGCCATGAGCCAGGAGATGTTTCCGGGTCAGATCACGGCAGCGGCCGCGGCCGGCTTTGTCGGCCTCTTGAGCCTGTTCAACATGCTCGGGCGCTTCTTCTGGGCCTCGTCTTCCGACTACATCGGGCGGCGCAACACCTACATGATCTTCTTCGCGCTCGGCATGGTGCTCTACGCCCTTGTGCCCTGGACGGGTCGGATCGATTCCATCGTCCTCTTCGTCGCACTGTATGCCGTGATCCTGTCCATGTACGGGGGCGGGTTCGCCACCATCCCCGCCTATCTCCGGGACGTCTTCGGAACGCGTTATGTGGGCGCCATTCACGGGCGGCTGTTGACCGCCTGGTCCGCGGCCGGTGTGTTCGGGCCGGTTCTGGTAAACTACATCCGCGAATACCAGATCAATCACGGTGTGCCGAAGGCGGACGCCTATTCCGTCACCATGTACATCATGGCGGGACTTCTCTTCGTCGGCTTCATCTTGAATTGGCTGATGACGCCTGTGGACCACAAGCACCACATGACCGAAGAAGAACTGAAAGCGTCGATGGAGGCCTAA
- a CDS encoding NAD-dependent formate dehydrogenase, which yields MAKVLCVLYDDPIDGFPPKYARDSIPHIAGYADGQTAPTPDAIDFTPGELLGSVSGELGLREFLESNGHELVVTSDKDGADSTFEKELVDADVVISQPFWPAYLTAERIAKAKNLKLALTAGIGSDHVDLQAAMDKGVTVAEVTFCNSISVAEHVVMQILSLVRNYIPAYRWVVNGGWNIADCVERSYDLEGMDVGTVAAGRIGLAVLRRLKPFDVKLHYYDKHRLPVDVEEELGLTFHPNVESLAKACDVVTINCPLHPETEHLFDDAMIGKMKRGSYLVNTARGKICDRDAVVRALESGQLAGYAGDVWFPQPAPKDHPWRTMPHHGMTPHISGTSLSAQARYAAGTREILECFLSGKPIRDEYLIVQGGALAGAGAHSYTAGDATGGSEEAERFKKAS from the coding sequence ATGGCAAAAGTTCTCTGTGTACTCTACGACGATCCCATCGACGGTTTCCCGCCGAAATATGCCCGCGACTCCATCCCCCACATCGCGGGCTACGCGGACGGACAGACCGCCCCGACACCCGATGCCATCGACTTCACACCTGGGGAACTGCTCGGCAGCGTCTCCGGTGAGCTCGGATTGCGCGAGTTCCTGGAGTCCAACGGCCATGAACTCGTGGTCACGTCTGACAAGGACGGCGCGGATTCGACATTCGAGAAGGAACTAGTCGATGCCGACGTGGTCATCTCCCAGCCTTTCTGGCCCGCTTATCTGACGGCGGAGCGGATCGCCAAGGCGAAGAACCTTAAGCTGGCCCTGACGGCGGGCATCGGGTCCGATCATGTCGACCTGCAGGCAGCGATGGACAAGGGCGTCACTGTTGCCGAGGTGACCTTTTGCAACTCCATCAGCGTGGCAGAGCACGTGGTCATGCAGATCCTGTCGCTCGTTCGGAACTACATCCCGGCCTATCGGTGGGTAGTGAACGGCGGCTGGAATATCGCCGACTGCGTCGAGCGGTCCTACGACCTGGAGGGCATGGACGTCGGCACGGTTGCCGCGGGCCGCATCGGCCTTGCGGTGCTGCGCCGCCTGAAGCCATTCGACGTGAAACTGCACTACTACGACAAGCACCGCCTGCCTGTTGATGTGGAGGAGGAACTCGGGCTGACATTCCACCCGAATGTCGAATCCCTCGCCAAGGCATGCGACGTCGTCACTATCAACTGCCCACTTCATCCAGAGACGGAGCATCTGTTCGACGATGCCATGATCGGCAAGATGAAACGCGGCAGCTACCTGGTGAACACCGCGCGCGGCAAGATCTGCGATCGCGACGCCGTGGTGCGCGCGCTCGAGAGCGGCCAGCTCGCGGGTTATGCGGGCGACGTCTGGTTCCCGCAGCCGGCGCCCAAGGATCACCCGTGGCGTACCATGCCGCACCATGGCATGACGCCCCATATCTCGGGGACCTCGCTCTCGGCCCAGGCACGCTATGCCGCCGGCACGCGCGAGATCCTGGAGTGCTTCCTGTCCGGCAAGCCGATCCGCGATGAATATCTCATTGTTCAGGGCGGCGCGCTGGCCGGCGCCGGCGCGCATTCCTACACCGCCGGTGACGCCACCGGCGGCTCCGAGGAAGCCGAAAGGTTCAAGAAGGCAAGCTAA
- the leuB gene encoding 3-isopropylmalate dehydrogenase — protein sequence MASFKLLLLPGDGIGTEVMDEVTRLIEWANGTGAISIETETDLIGGCAYDEHGEAISEAAMQTAHAADAVMLGAVGGPKWDGVPYDKRPEAGLLRLRKDLQLFANLRPAICYPALAEASSLKRELVEGLDIMIVRELTGGVYFGEPKEITDLGNGQKRAVDTQVYETYEIERIAAVAFDLARKRGNLVHSAEKRNVMKTGVLWNEVVTKVHKDSYSDVKLEHILADNCAMQLVRAPKQFDVIVTDNLFGDVLSDEAAMATGSLGMLPSASLGAADENGMRPAMYEPVHGSAPDIAGQGKANPIATIASFAMCLRYSFDQGELADKIEAAIANVLDQGLRTGDIAQKGCKTVGTREMGDAIIASLNNAS from the coding sequence ATGGCTTCATTCAAACTCTTACTTCTTCCTGGCGACGGTATCGGCACCGAGGTGATGGACGAAGTCACCCGCCTCATCGAGTGGGCGAACGGCACCGGCGCCATCTCGATCGAGACCGAGACCGATCTCATCGGCGGCTGCGCTTATGACGAGCATGGAGAAGCCATTTCGGAAGCGGCGATGCAGACCGCGCATGCGGCCGATGCGGTCATGCTGGGCGCCGTGGGCGGACCGAAGTGGGACGGCGTGCCTTACGACAAGCGCCCCGAGGCCGGCCTCTTGCGCCTCCGCAAAGACCTTCAGCTGTTCGCCAATCTGCGGCCCGCAATCTGCTATCCGGCCTTGGCCGAGGCCTCCTCGCTGAAGCGCGAACTGGTCGAAGGCCTCGACATCATGATCGTGCGCGAACTGACCGGCGGCGTCTATTTCGGCGAACCCAAGGAGATCACCGATCTCGGCAACGGCCAGAAGCGCGCCGTAGACACGCAGGTCTATGAAACCTACGAGATCGAGCGCATCGCCGCCGTCGCCTTCGATCTGGCCCGCAAGCGCGGCAACCTGGTGCACTCCGCCGAGAAGCGGAACGTGATGAAGACCGGCGTGCTGTGGAACGAGGTGGTCACAAAGGTGCACAAGGACAGCTACTCGGACGTGAAGCTCGAGCACATCCTCGCCGACAACTGCGCCATGCAGCTCGTCCGCGCGCCCAAGCAGTTCGACGTGATCGTGACTGACAATCTGTTCGGCGACGTGCTCTCCGACGAAGCGGCCATGGCCACGGGGTCCCTCGGCATGCTGCCCTCCGCCTCGCTGGGCGCCGCCGACGAAAATGGCATGCGGCCGGCCATGTACGAGCCCGTACACGGGTCGGCGCCGGACATCGCCGGACAAGGCAAGGCCAACCCGATCGCCACCATCGCCAGCTTCGCCATGTGCCTGCGCTACTCGTTCGACCAAGGCGAACTCGCCGACAAGATCGAGGCCGCCATCGCCAACGTGCTGGACCAGGGCCTCAGGACCGGCGACATCGCGCAAAAAGGCTGCAAGACGGTCGGGACCCGCGAGATGGGCGATGCCATCATCGCGTCGTTAAACAATGCCAGTTAG
- a CDS encoding metallopeptidase family protein, translating to MTQSHQHRMPDLGDFKAIANRTFAQLPATFRDMTQDVVIRVEDFPASEVLESLHIDSPYGLLGLYHGIDLTRQSVLDVSPLPEMIFLYRRPILAYWQTHDEALEDIIAHVLIHEIGHHFGLSDDDMERIESEAAN from the coding sequence ATGACGCAGTCACACCAACATCGCATGCCGGACCTCGGCGATTTCAAAGCGATCGCGAACAGGACGTTCGCGCAGCTCCCCGCCACGTTCCGCGACATGACCCAGGACGTGGTCATCCGCGTCGAGGATTTCCCGGCATCCGAGGTCCTCGAGAGCCTCCATATCGACTCTCCCTATGGGCTTTTGGGCCTTTATCACGGTATCGATCTCACCCGGCAAAGCGTGCTCGACGTCTCGCCGCTGCCGGAGATGATTTTCCTCTACCGGCGTCCGATTCTGGCCTATTGGCAGACCCACGACGAAGCGCTCGAGGACATTATCGCTCATGTGCTGATCCACGAGATCGGGCACCATTTCGGCCTGTCCGACGACGACATGGAACGAATCGAGTCGGAGGCCGCGAACTAA
- a CDS encoding MaoC family dehydratase, with protein sequence MTQTPKIDRTVNGNYFEDFKVGEEIVHATPRTITVGDVSVYTALYSGRFAVQSSDAFAQSIGYPRSPIDDTLVFHFVIGKTVPDVSRNAIANLGYAEFRFLAPVYPGDTIASTSEVIGVKQNSSGKNGTVYVRTTGRNQNGEPVLSFARWVMVVKKDLDLPAPEAVIPELDKEISPETLGKALPPLKLTVYDYALAGSPRRWGDYAVGDKIDHVDGQTIEEAEHQMATRLYQNTARVHFNQHRESQERFGRRLVYGGHIISIARSLSFNGLANAFHVLGLNGARHAAPSFAGDTIYAWSEVLDKAELPGRSDAGALRLRTFAVKDRNCADFPGVKEDGSLEDGVVLDMDYWVALPR encoded by the coding sequence ATGACCCAGACACCAAAGATCGACCGCACCGTTAACGGCAACTATTTCGAGGACTTCAAAGTTGGTGAGGAGATCGTGCACGCCACGCCGCGCACCATCACCGTCGGCGATGTCAGCGTCTACACGGCGCTCTATAGCGGCCGCTTCGCCGTGCAATCCTCGGACGCCTTCGCCCAGAGCATCGGCTATCCGCGCTCGCCCATCGACGACACGCTCGTCTTCCATTTCGTGATCGGCAAGACGGTGCCCGACGTGTCGCGCAACGCCATCGCCAATCTCGGTTACGCGGAGTTCCGCTTCCTCGCGCCGGTCTATCCGGGCGACACCATCGCCTCGACCTCGGAGGTTATCGGCGTCAAGCAGAACTCGAGCGGCAAGAACGGCACGGTCTATGTGCGCACCACGGGCCGCAACCAGAACGGCGAGCCGGTTCTGTCCTTCGCGCGCTGGGTCATGGTAGTGAAGAAGGATCTCGACCTGCCCGCGCCGGAGGCGGTGATCCCGGAACTGGACAAGGAAATTTCGCCCGAGACGCTCGGCAAGGCGCTGCCGCCCCTGAAGCTCACGGTCTACGACTACGCGCTGGCGGGTTCGCCGCGCCGCTGGGGCGACTACGCGGTCGGCGACAAGATCGACCATGTGGACGGCCAGACCATCGAGGAAGCCGAGCATCAGATGGCGACGCGCCTCTATCAGAACACCGCGCGCGTGCACTTCAATCAGCACCGGGAGTCCCAGGAGCGCTTCGGGCGCCGCCTGGTCTATGGCGGCCACATCATCTCGATAGCGCGCTCGCTCAGCTTCAACGGCCTCGCCAACGCCTTCCATGTCCTGGGGCTCAACGGGGCACGTCACGCCGCGCCGTCCTTCGCCGGCGACACGATCTATGCGTGGAGCGAGGTGCTGGACAAAGCCGAGCTTCCGGGCCGGTCGGATGCGGGCGCGCTGCGCCTGCGCACCTTCGCCGTAAAGGACCGCAATTGCGCGGACTTCCCGGGCGTCAAAGAGGACGGTTCGCTGGAAGACGGTGTCGTGCTCGACATGGACTACTGGGTCGCCCTGCCGCGCTAG
- the pqqA gene encoding pyrroloquinoline quinone precursor peptide PqqA, producing the protein MKEWLKPEITESEAGMEVTSYLPAELDRA; encoded by the coding sequence ATGAAAGAGTGGCTGAAGCCTGAGATCACCGAGTCCGAAGCTGGCATGGAAGTTACTTCCTACCTTCCGGCTGAGCTCGACCGCGCTTAA
- the leuD gene encoding 3-isopropylmalate dehydratase small subunit gives MEKFTTLTGIAAHLPMINVDTDMIIPKNYLKTIKRTGLGEGLFAELRYDEKGTKDPDFVLHKEPYTKAQILIAGDNFGCGSSREHAPWALLDFGFRCIIAPSFADIFYNNCFKNGILPIILPQEEINKLIDDAERGDNARLTIDLEAQEISGPDGGKIHFDVDPHRKHCLIEGLDDIGLTLEKAANIDAYEQKIAAGRPWV, from the coding sequence ATGGAAAAATTCACGACACTTACGGGCATAGCCGCCCATTTGCCGATGATCAATGTCGATACGGACATGATCATCCCCAAGAACTACCTGAAGACGATCAAGCGCACCGGCCTGGGCGAGGGCCTTTTCGCCGAGCTGCGCTATGACGAAAAGGGCACGAAGGATCCCGATTTCGTGCTCCACAAGGAGCCCTATACGAAAGCGCAGATCCTGATCGCGGGTGACAATTTCGGCTGCGGCTCCTCCCGCGAGCACGCGCCTTGGGCCCTGCTCGATTTCGGCTTCCGCTGCATCATCGCGCCGTCCTTCGCGGACATCTTCTACAACAACTGCTTCAAGAACGGCATCTTGCCCATCATCTTGCCGCAGGAGGAGATCAACAAGCTGATCGACGACGCCGAGCGCGGCGACAATGCGCGGCTGACCATCGACCTCGAGGCTCAGGAGATTTCCGGGCCCGATGGCGGCAAGATCCATTTTGACGTGGACCCGCATCGCAAGCACTGCCTGATCGAGGGGCTCGACGATATCGGGCTCACGCTGGAGAAGGCGGCGAACATCGATGCCTACGAGCAGAAGATCGCCGCCGGGAGACCCTGGGTCTAA
- a CDS encoding MFS transporter small subunit gives MTEPTHHETVSGANKVKLVLAWTFVGVPLLWGVYNTLEKASLLFK, from the coding sequence ATGACCGAACCGACCCATCACGAGACCGTTTCAGGCGCCAACAAGGTCAAGCTGGTGCTGGCCTGGACGTTCGTGGGTGTTCCGCTTCTTTGGGGCGTCTACAACACCCTCGAAAAGGCGTCGCTGCTGTTCAAGTGA
- a CDS encoding class I SAM-dependent methyltransferase encodes MTSLVQKKFGEAASDYAACAVHAEGPSLARLTELIETKPTWRQLDIATGAGHTALAFAPGIAKSTASDITPEMLAQVKRLAKERGLTNVVTRKANAQDLPFPDTSFHLVTCRLAAHHFPKPEKFVAESARVLIPGGIFALVDNVSPDDADTAATYNGFEKLRDPSHGRAPSLKEWCALIDEAGLELRSAEVMDQDIGFEAWVERMRCTPQTVARLREMLGEEPLQTLLRPRETADGLTFTLREAIVLAGKPV; translated from the coding sequence ATGACATCGCTGGTCCAGAAGAAGTTCGGTGAGGCGGCAAGCGACTACGCGGCCTGCGCCGTGCACGCGGAAGGGCCTTCGCTCGCCCGTCTCACGGAGCTGATCGAAACCAAGCCCACCTGGCGGCAGCTCGACATCGCGACGGGCGCCGGCCACACGGCGCTTGCCTTCGCGCCCGGCATCGCCAAGTCCACCGCGTCCGACATCACGCCGGAAATGCTGGCGCAGGTGAAGCGTCTGGCGAAGGAGCGCGGCTTGACGAATGTCGTCACGCGCAAAGCCAACGCCCAGGACCTGCCCTTCCCCGACACGAGCTTCCACCTCGTGACGTGCCGGCTGGCGGCGCATCATTTTCCGAAGCCCGAGAAATTCGTTGCGGAGTCCGCGCGCGTGCTGATCCCCGGCGGCATCTTCGCCCTGGTGGACAATGTCTCCCCGGACGATGCGGACACGGCCGCGACCTACAACGGCTTTGAGAAGCTACGCGACCCCAGCCATGGCCGGGCGCCGTCGCTCAAAGAATGGTGCGCGCTGATCGACGAGGCAGGCCTGGAGCTCCGGTCCGCCGAGGTTATGGATCAGGACATCGGCTTCGAAGCTTGGGTGGAGCGCATGCGCTGCACCCCGCAAACGGTGGCGCGCTTGCGCGAGATGCTCGGCGAGGAGCCGTTGCAGACCCTGCTCCGCCCGCGCGAGACCGCGGACGGACTCACCTTCACCTTGCGCGAAGCGATCGTCCTTGCGGGGAAGCCGGTCTAG
- the pqqA gene encoding pyrroloquinoline quinone precursor peptide PqqA, producing the protein MKEWLKPEITESEAGMEVTSYLPAELDRA; encoded by the coding sequence ATGAAAGAGTGGCTGAAGCCCGAGATCACCGAGTCCGAAGCTGGTATGGAAGTGACTTCCTACCTTCCGGCCGAGCTCGACCGCGCTTAA
- a CDS encoding PH domain-containing protein, whose translation MAGTVIYEAHPAMFRASPFYFILCVLLIAVFGLGIILLLYWYLKCQATSLTITDHELLYEQGILSKERLAVALRHVRSVQVNQSFLNRIFGVGEVIIATAGDEPEFSVGELPDPHEVREAISRAQAMGVD comes from the coding sequence ATGGCAGGCACGGTGATTTACGAGGCCCATCCGGCGATGTTCCGGGCCAGCCCCTTCTATTTCATCCTCTGCGTGCTGCTGATTGCCGTGTTCGGCCTCGGCATCATCCTGTTGCTCTACTGGTATCTCAAATGCCAGGCCACATCGCTCACCATCACCGACCACGAGTTGCTGTACGAGCAGGGCATTTTGAGCAAGGAGCGGCTCGCGGTCGCGCTGCGTCACGTGCGCTCCGTCCAGGTCAATCAGAGCTTTCTCAACCGCATTTTCGGCGTGGGCGAAGTCATCATCGCCACCGCGGGCGACGAGCCGGAATTCTCCGTCGGCGAATTGCCCGATCCCCATGAGGTGCGCGAGGCGATCAGCCGGGCGCAGGCCATGGGGGTGGACTAG
- a CDS encoding aspartate-semialdehyde dehydrogenase has protein sequence MGYKVAVIGATGNVGREMLNILEEREFPADEVIPIASRRSVGREVSYGDARLKCRDLENFDFTGVDFALMSAGSAISKEWSPRIGATGCVVIDNSSCWRYDPDVPLIVPEVNPDAIAGFTKKNIIANPNCSTAQLVVVLKPLHDAAKIKRVVCSTYQSVSGAGKEAMDELWNQTKGIFVTDPPSPEKFTKQIAFNVIPHIDVFLDDGSTKEEWKMMAETKKILDPKIKLTATCVRVPVFVGHAEAVNIEFENPLSTEEARDILRDAPGVLLVDKREDGGYVTPVECVGDYATFVSRIRDDQTIDNGLTLWCVSDNLRKGAALNTIQIAETMIERGLLQKKAA, from the coding sequence ATGGGTTACAAAGTCGCCGTCATCGGCGCGACCGGCAATGTCGGGCGCGAGATGTTGAATATCCTCGAGGAGCGGGAGTTTCCCGCCGACGAGGTCATCCCTATCGCCTCGCGCCGCTCGGTCGGCCGGGAGGTGTCCTACGGCGACGCCCGCCTGAAGTGCCGCGACCTCGAGAATTTCGATTTCACCGGCGTAGATTTCGCGCTGATGTCCGCGGGCTCTGCAATCTCCAAGGAATGGTCGCCTCGTATCGGCGCGACCGGCTGCGTCGTGATCGATAACTCGTCCTGCTGGCGCTACGACCCGGACGTGCCGCTCATCGTGCCCGAGGTGAACCCCGACGCTATAGCCGGCTTCACCAAGAAGAACATCATCGCGAACCCGAATTGTTCGACGGCCCAGCTCGTGGTCGTGCTGAAACCGCTGCATGACGCAGCCAAGATCAAGCGTGTGGTCTGCTCGACCTATCAGTCCGTGTCCGGCGCGGGCAAGGAGGCGATGGACGAACTCTGGAACCAAACCAAGGGCATCTTCGTGACCGATCCTCCGTCGCCGGAGAAATTCACCAAGCAGATCGCCTTCAATGTCATTCCTCACATCGACGTCTTTCTCGACGACGGCTCGACCAAGGAGGAATGGAAGATGATGGCCGAGACCAAGAAGATCCTGGATCCCAAGATCAAGCTCACCGCGACCTGCGTACGCGTGCCCGTCTTCGTGGGCCACGCCGAAGCCGTGAACATCGAGTTCGAGAACCCGTTGAGCACCGAGGAAGCGCGGGACATCTTGCGGGATGCGCCGGGGGTCCTCCTGGTCGACAAGCGCGAGGATGGCGGCTACGTGACGCCGGTCGAATGCGTCGGCGACTACGCTACGTTCGTCAGCCGCATTCGCGACGATCAGACGATCGACAACGGGCTCACCCTCTGGTGCGTCTCCGACAATCTGCGCAAAGGTGCCGCGCTCAACACGATCCAGATCGCCGAGACCATGATCGAACGCGGGCTGCTTCAGAAAAAGGCGGCCTAG
- the pqqA gene encoding pyrroloquinoline quinone precursor peptide PqqA, producing the protein MKEWLKPEITESEAGMEVTSYLPAELDRA; encoded by the coding sequence ATGAAAGAGTGGCTGAAGCCCGAGATCACCGAGTCCGAAGCTGGCATGGAAGTGACTTCCTACCTCCCGGCCGAGCTCGACCGCGCTTAA
- a CDS encoding carbonic anhydrase: MLTKKLLDGYWRFRNDSHPADKGRYEQLASLGQAPTALVVACCDSRVDVSAIFGAGPGDLFIVRNVANLVPPFQPDGKFHGTSAAVEYAATVLKVPNIIVLGHSHCGGMAAYRDKLKGKPDDTDFIGTWLTQLDGLDVKKSDIERHGEETAFELAGVRQSLSNLRMFDAVREKEAAGMLALHGLHFDIGSGVVLALDEDTDTFAPLPETVEV, encoded by the coding sequence GTGCTCACCAAAAAACTTCTCGATGGATATTGGCGGTTTCGGAACGACAGTCATCCGGCGGACAAGGGACGCTACGAGCAACTCGCTAGTTTAGGGCAGGCCCCGACCGCGCTGGTCGTGGCCTGCTGCGACTCGCGCGTGGACGTGTCGGCGATCTTCGGCGCAGGGCCCGGCGATCTCTTCATTGTCCGCAATGTCGCCAATCTCGTTCCGCCGTTTCAGCCCGACGGGAAGTTCCACGGCACGAGCGCGGCTGTCGAATATGCGGCGACGGTGCTCAAGGTTCCCAACATCATTGTGCTGGGTCACTCCCATTGCGGCGGAATGGCTGCCTACCGCGACAAGCTGAAAGGAAAGCCGGACGACACCGATTTCATCGGGACATGGCTGACGCAGCTAGACGGGCTCGATGTCAAGAAAAGCGACATCGAAAGACACGGGGAGGAGACGGCCTTCGAGCTCGCCGGTGTGCGCCAGTCGCTGTCGAACCTGCGCATGTTCGACGCGGTCCGCGAGAAGGAAGCCGCAGGCATGCTCGCCCTGCACGGGCTGCATTTCGACATCGGCAGCGGCGTGGTCCTTGCGCTCGACGAGGATACCGACACGTTCGCGCCGCTGCCCGAGACCGTCGAGGTCTGA